A stretch of DNA from Basfia succiniciproducens:
TTAAAGCTGATTTTGATTTCACCAAAACGACAAAACCCGCTCAAATAAGCGGGTCTTACTATATGGTGCTTCGGGCGAGACTCGAACTCGCACATCCCAAGGACACTGCCACCTGAAGACAGCGTGTCTACCAATTCCACCACCGAAGCATGTACGGCGCAAATTTTATCGGGGATCTGACATATCGGCAAGTACTTTCTTCACAAAACTTCTCTTTTTTTAAATATGATTCAAAAATTGAATGTGCCCTATGCCGTCAAAATCATATTAATCATTATAATAAGCCGGCTTAAATACCGTGATCCAGTTCAAAGAAACGGCGGACAAATAAGACAAAGTACAAAAATCAAGTTATGATATTGGTAATCGTTTTACCATGAGGAGTATTTATTATGCAAAGCGAAATGTTATTACCCGCAATCGGCGGTTTTATTGCCGGTGTGATTCTCACTTATTTAGTACTGCGTTTGACTAAAGGCTCGATAAAAAACCAAGCCAAAACGGAAAACGCCTTGCAACAGGCGAAAGCCGAATTGGCGGAACAAAAGAAACAGCTTGAAAGACACTTTGCCGAAAGCGCAAGTTTATTGAAAACCTTATCCGAAGATTATCAAAAACTTTATCGCCATTTAGCCGCTTCGTCCACCACTTTACTGCCCGAATTTAAAGAACTCTTTAACGGTTCGACGGTAAATCAGGATAAACCGCGTATTGAACCGACAATTTCCGACCTTAAAACGATTACCGAAGAAAACGAAGATCAGCCTCGGGATTATTCCGAAGGCGCATCCGGTATTCTGAGCGTAGAACGCTAACCCGGCGGAACCTTACAAAAATCCGAAAAAAACAACCGCACTTTTGCTTCGAAGTGCGGTTGTTTTTTCTGAATTTTCTGCGAAAATCAATTAATCTAAATATTCTAAGCCATATTGATACAAGGCATTTTTTTTATATCCGTAAAGTTCCGCAACAATCGCCGCCGCTTTTTTTAACGGCAGTTCCTTCGCTAGCAACGCTAAAGCTTTTATAGCCTGAGGGCTTATTTCTTCGGCATCATCCGATTTAGCTTTGCCTTCAATAACCAACACCATTTCACCTTTAGTCCGATTCGGATCTTCCGCCAGCCATTTTCGTAGATTGGCAACCGTATCACCTGTAATCGTTTCCCAGGTTTTCGTAATTTCCCGGGCAAGTACGATGTAACGTTCCGCGCCTAATACCGCTTCAATATCTTCGAGCGTATCAAGAATACGGTGCGTGCTTTCATAGAAAATTAAAGTGCGGTCTTCTTCGGCAATATTTTGCAATTTATCTTTTCTGGCTTTGCTTTTTGCCGGCAAGAATCCCTCAAAACAAAAACGATCGGAAGCAATACCCGAGGCGCACAATGCGGTAATCGCCGCACAAGCGCCCGGCAGCGGCACAACTTTTAAACCTGTCTGACGGCATTTACGCACGAGATGAAAACCGGGGTCGCTGATAAGCGGTGTGCCCGCATCCGAAATTAAGGCGATATTCGTGCCTTGGCGTAATTTTTCCACCAATGCATCCGCTTTTTGTTGTTCATTATGATCATGCAGGGCAAAAAATGGTTTCTTTATACCATAATGGCTCAATAATAAGCCGCTATGACGGGTGTCTTCAGCCGCGATTAAATCTACTTGGGTAAAAATATCTAATGCCCGTTGAGTAATATCTTGTAAATTACCTATTGGGGTCGCAACAATATATAAAGTTCCGTAGGAATTATTCATTTTGTCGATTCTTTTTATTTGCTTTTAATGAGTTAGAGAAGTAAGATCGCCCCATTCTTTTAGATACGGAGTAACTATGACTATTCTATTACAACGCGCCAAATTTAAAAAACGTTTAATGCCGATTTTATTTCCGCTGATGCTTGCGGGATGTACCAATTTATTTGGCAGTAATTTTCAAGATGTTTTAAAAAATGATGCGAACGCAAGTTCCGAATTTTATATGAATAAAATTGAACAAACCAGAGAAGTCGAAGACCAACAAACCTATAAACTTCTCGCCGCTCGCGTGCTTGTAACCGAAAATAAAACCGCTCAAGCCGAAGCCTTACTTGCCGAGTTAACCAAACTTACGCCTGAACAACAATTAGACAAATCTATTCTAGATGCGTTAATTGCCGCGGTGAAACGTGATAATGACAGCGCATCAACTTTGTTAAAAACGATTCCGTTGGCGCAGTTAAGTCAGTCTCAAACTTCCCGTTATTACGAAGTTCAAGCCCGTATTGCAGAAAACAAAACGGATATTATTGAAGCCGTTAAAGCCCGTATTCAAATGGATATGGCGTTAACCGACGTACAAAGAAAACAGGATAATATCGATAAAATCTGGGCATTATTACGTAGTGGCAATAAAACTCTTATTAATACCACTCAACCGGAAGGTAATGTCGCCTTGGCCGGTTGGTTGGATTTAACCAAAGCTTATAATGATAATTTAAGCCAGCCGAGCCAATTGGCACAAGCATTGCAAAACTGGAAAACCACCTATCCGAACCACAGCGCCGCCTATTTATTTCCGACGGAATTAAAAAGCCTTTCTAACTTTACCCAGACCCAAGTAAATAAAATTGCATTATTACTACCGTTAAGCGGTAATGCGTCTATTTTAGGCAGTACTATTAAATCCGGTTTCGATGATTCAAGAGGGGCGGATAAATCCGTCCAGGTTGATGTTATCGATACCATGGCAATGCCGGTAACCGATGCTATAACGCTGGCGAAACAAAATGGCGACGGAATGATTGTCGGTCCGTTATTAAAAGATAATGTGGATGTAATTTTAAGCAACCCGACCGCAGTTCAGGGAATGAATGTGTTAGCGCTGAACTCTACGCCGAATGCTCGAGCTATCGATAAAATGTGTTATTACGGTTTAGCGCCGGAAGATGAAGCGGAAGCGGCGGCAAACAGAATGTGGAATGACGGCGTTCGTCAACCGATCGTTGCTGTGCCGCAAAGTGATTTAGGTCAACGTACCGCTTCCGCATTTAACGTTCGCTGGCAGCAACTTGCCGCTAGCGATGCAGATGTACGTTATTATAATCAGCCTGATGACGCCGCTTATAATTTAACCGCCGATCCTGCACAAAATCAGGCAATCTACATTGTG
This window harbors:
- the rsmI gene encoding 16S rRNA (cytidine(1402)-2'-O)-methyltransferase; this encodes MNNSYGTLYIVATPIGNLQDITQRALDIFTQVDLIAAEDTRHSGLLLSHYGIKKPFFALHDHNEQQKADALVEKLRQGTNIALISDAGTPLISDPGFHLVRKCRQTGLKVVPLPGACAAITALCASGIASDRFCFEGFLPAKSKARKDKLQNIAEEDRTLIFYESTHRILDTLEDIEAVLGAERYIVLAREITKTWETITGDTVANLRKWLAEDPNRTKGEMVLVIEGKAKSDDAEEISPQAIKALALLAKELPLKKAAAIVAELYGYKKNALYQYGLEYLD
- a CDS encoding YhcB family protein, which encodes MQSEMLLPAIGGFIAGVILTYLVLRLTKGSIKNQAKTENALQQAKAELAEQKKQLERHFAESASLLKTLSEDYQKLYRHLAASSTTLLPEFKELFNGSTVNQDKPRIEPTISDLKTITEENEDQPRDYSEGASGILSVER
- a CDS encoding penicillin-binding protein activator; translated protein: MTILLQRAKFKKRLMPILFPLMLAGCTNLFGSNFQDVLKNDANASSEFYMNKIEQTREVEDQQTYKLLAARVLVTENKTAQAEALLAELTKLTPEQQLDKSILDALIAAVKRDNDSASTLLKTIPLAQLSQSQTSRYYEVQARIAENKTDIIEAVKARIQMDMALTDVQRKQDNIDKIWALLRSGNKTLINTTQPEGNVALAGWLDLTKAYNDNLSQPSQLAQALQNWKTTYPNHSAAYLFPTELKSLSNFTQTQVNKIALLLPLSGNASILGSTIKSGFDDSRGADKSVQVDVIDTMAMPVTDAITLAKQNGDGMIVGPLLKDNVDVILSNPTAVQGMNVLALNSTPNARAIDKMCYYGLAPEDEAEAAANRMWNDGVRQPIVAVPQSDLGQRTASAFNVRWQQLAASDADVRYYNQPDDAAYNLTADPAQNQAIYIVVTDSEQLMSIKGALDNSGVKAKIYTNSRNNSSNNAVEYRLAMEGVTFSDIPFFKDLDGEQYKKIEAATGGDYSLMRLYAMGADSWLLAHSFNELRQVPGFSLSGLTGKLTAGPNCNVERDLTWYSYQGGNIVPLN